Proteins from a genomic interval of Candidatus Sericytochromatia bacterium:
- a CDS encoding M14 family metallopeptidase, with product MRFSSHRAWPIVTGMALLTASLAACGRPAAPTSAGPRDLGPVSLSSFKGGKPATVGVPFRSRNELSRLVDAGLEIWYVDQDARRAYGQIGQEHFSAVQRLGAQLRVVQAPGVFNDFDSGYHTYDELKAAMADLAAKHGDKVQMLDIGDGWEKTQGKSDRDVLALRIGKGDPAGKPGVLFCGNHHARELVTPEVVLKIAQMLVDGYGKDADLTNFVDNRDIWLVPMVNPDGHRLASEGRDWRKNTDLSHGGGTSFSGAPNGPGVDLNRNYGFKWGLPGASANVSAPTFRGSGPFSEPETQAIKKLVESRKWAFLMTYHSFSNLILWPWGHTDAPPPDNRLAPIGQKLGTLSGYKPQQSVKLYPTSGDTTDWAFGEHGILAYTTEIGSWGDGFDPPYSKLPKFWKENEPGARLLLQLADNPSHVFGPEVSGATVSAGRLTASAAAEAVEVEVFSGRAGADGTGVKAPVANGQVALSTASFRSANGLLLVHARDAKGNWGPLVSLFNR from the coding sequence GTGAGATTTTCCTCCCACCGCGCCTGGCCCATCGTGACGGGTATGGCTTTGCTGACCGCCTCGCTGGCCGCGTGTGGCCGTCCGGCTGCGCCGACCTCCGCGGGTCCTCGTGATCTCGGTCCTGTGTCGCTGTCCTCGTTCAAGGGCGGCAAGCCAGCCACCGTCGGGGTTCCCTTCCGTTCGCGGAACGAACTGTCCCGCCTGGTGGATGCCGGCCTGGAGATCTGGTATGTGGACCAGGACGCCCGCCGCGCCTATGGGCAGATCGGGCAGGAGCATTTCTCGGCCGTGCAGCGCCTGGGAGCCCAACTCCGCGTGGTGCAGGCCCCCGGTGTTTTCAACGACTTCGACAGTGGTTACCACACCTATGACGAACTGAAGGCGGCCATGGCCGACCTGGCGGCCAAGCACGGCGACAAGGTGCAGATGCTGGACATCGGCGACGGCTGGGAAAAGACCCAAGGCAAGTCCGACCGCGACGTGCTGGCCCTTCGCATCGGCAAGGGCGACCCTGCCGGAAAGCCTGGCGTTCTGTTCTGCGGCAACCACCACGCGCGGGAGCTCGTGACGCCTGAGGTCGTGCTCAAGATCGCCCAGATGCTGGTGGACGGTTACGGCAAGGACGCAGACCTGACCAATTTCGTCGACAACCGGGACATCTGGCTGGTTCCGATGGTGAACCCCGATGGCCACCGCCTCGCCTCCGAGGGCCGCGACTGGCGCAAGAACACCGACCTCAGCCACGGCGGCGGGACCAGCTTTTCGGGGGCGCCGAACGGTCCTGGCGTCGACCTGAACCGCAACTACGGCTTCAAGTGGGGCTTGCCCGGCGCCAGCGCCAACGTCTCCGCTCCCACTTTCCGGGGATCCGGTCCATTCTCCGAGCCCGAGACCCAGGCCATCAAGAAGCTGGTCGAGAGCCGTAAGTGGGCGTTTCTGATGACCTACCACAGCTTCAGCAATCTGATCCTGTGGCCCTGGGGCCACACCGATGCCCCACCGCCGGACAATCGCCTGGCCCCCATTGGCCAGAAGCTCGGCACGCTGTCCGGCTACAAGCCTCAGCAGAGCGTGAAGCTTTACCCCACCTCCGGGGACACGACGGATTGGGCCTTCGGCGAACACGGCATTCTGGCCTACACCACCGAGATCGGCAGCTGGGGCGACGGCTTCGACCCGCCTTACTCCAAGTTGCCGAAGTTCTGGAAGGAAAACGAGCCTGGAGCGCGCCTGCTGCTGCAACTGGCGGACAATCCCTCGCACGTCTTCGGTCCTGAAGTTAGCGGCGCCACGGTGTCGGCCGGTCGCCTCACGGCCTCGGCCGCTGCAGAGGCCGTCGAGGTCGAGGTGTTCAGCGGACGCGCCGGCGCAGACGGCACGGGCGTCAAGGCCCCGGTCGCCAATGGGCAGGTGGCGCTGAGCACGGCCAGCTTCCGCAGTGCCAACGGGTTGCTGCTGGTGCATGCGCGCGACGCCAAGGGCAACTGGGGACCGCTGGTCTCGCTGTTCAATCGCTGA